The following are encoded together in the Micromonospora lupini genome:
- a CDS encoding ABC transporter ATP-binding protein, translating to MDSSDAYLRVRDLRVRFDTSDGVVRAVDGVSFAVERGRTLGIVGESGSGKSVTSLAILGLHDPKRATITGEISVGGRQLVGLPDEEVRRLRGRDMAMIFQDPLSALHPYYSVGRQIAEAYRVHHPKAGRREARQRAVDMLDRVGIPQPARRFDQYPHEFSGGMRQRAMIAMSLVNDPALLIADEPTTALDVTVQAQILDLLADLQAEFHSAIILITHDLGVVGQVADEVLVMYGGRAVEHGSVEQVLRSPQHPYTWGLLSSVPSLHGDADADLVPIPGNPPSLINLPTGCAFHPRCRYDDRVGDLSRTEVPELRAAGADGHLVACHLSAEERASIYAANVASVGVAR from the coding sequence GTGGACAGTTCGGATGCCTACCTGCGGGTGCGCGACCTGCGGGTCCGGTTCGACACCTCGGACGGCGTGGTGCGCGCGGTCGACGGGGTGTCGTTCGCCGTTGAGCGGGGCCGCACTCTTGGCATCGTGGGCGAGTCCGGCTCCGGCAAGAGCGTCACCTCACTTGCCATCCTCGGGCTGCACGACCCCAAGCGGGCCACCATCACCGGGGAGATCTCCGTCGGCGGGCGGCAGCTTGTCGGCCTGCCCGACGAGGAGGTTCGCCGGCTGCGCGGCCGGGACATGGCCATGATCTTCCAGGACCCGCTGTCCGCGTTGCACCCTTACTACAGCGTCGGTCGGCAGATCGCCGAGGCGTACCGGGTGCACCACCCGAAGGCCGGTCGGCGCGAGGCCCGCCAGCGGGCGGTGGACATGCTGGACCGGGTCGGCATCCCGCAGCCGGCCCGCCGCTTCGACCAGTACCCGCACGAGTTCTCCGGCGGGATGCGCCAACGGGCGATGATCGCGATGTCCCTGGTCAACGACCCCGCGCTGCTGATCGCCGACGAGCCGACCACCGCGTTGGACGTCACCGTGCAGGCGCAGATCCTGGACCTGCTCGCCGACCTCCAGGCCGAGTTCCACTCCGCGATCATCCTGATCACCCACGACCTCGGTGTCGTCGGCCAGGTCGCCGACGAGGTGCTGGTGATGTACGGCGGGCGGGCCGTCGAGCACGGCAGCGTCGAGCAGGTGCTCCGCTCGCCTCAGCATCCGTACACCTGGGGGTTGCTCTCCAGCGTGCCGTCGCTGCACGGCGACGCGGACGCGGACCTGGTGCCCATTCCCGGCAACCCGCCCAGCCTGATCAACCTGCCGACCGGCTGCGCCTTCCACCCGCGCTGCCGCTACGACGACCGCGTCGGCGACCTGTCCCGCACCGAGGTGCCCGAGCTGCGCGCGGCCGGGGCGGACGGCCACTTGGTGGCGTGCCACCTGAGCGCCGAGGAACGCGCCTCGATCTACGCCGCGAACGTGGCATCCGTGGGGGTGGCCCGATGA
- a CDS encoding (deoxy)nucleoside triphosphate pyrophosphohydrolase, which translates to MQTERANGGGQAERRDLKVIVGAAIIRDGRVLACARSAPPEVAGMWEFPGGKVEPGEGETEALVRECAEELAVRVEIGDRVGRNVRMAHGRSVLKVYAARLLHDDEPQALEHQALRWLAADELNEVTWLPADAPIVAALRPHLR; encoded by the coding sequence GTGCAGACCGAACGGGCTAATGGTGGCGGGCAGGCCGAACGACGGGACCTGAAGGTGATCGTGGGAGCGGCGATCATCCGGGACGGACGGGTGCTCGCGTGCGCGCGTTCCGCCCCGCCAGAGGTGGCCGGCATGTGGGAGTTTCCCGGCGGAAAGGTCGAGCCGGGGGAGGGGGAGACCGAGGCGCTGGTCCGGGAGTGCGCCGAGGAGTTGGCCGTACGCGTGGAGATCGGCGACCGGGTCGGCCGCAACGTCCGGATGGCTCACGGCCGCTCGGTGCTCAAGGTGTACGCGGCCCGCCTCCTGCACGACGACGAGCCGCAGGCGCTGGAGCACCAGGCGCTGCGCTGGCTGGCAGCCGACGAGCTGAACGAGGTCACCTGGCTCCCCGCCGACGCCCCGATCGTGGCAGCCCTCCGCCCGCACCTCCGCTGA
- a CDS encoding VOC family protein, whose amino-acid sequence MRVTGFDHLVLTVADVERSLDFYCGRLGLAPVRVDEWRAGSVPFPSVRISPGSIIDLVRGEPQGANVDHFCLVVAPLDWAQVIESGVFTVLTGPVSRFGARGSATSIYVRDPDGNSVELRWYPQDAVSDSEAVVRIR is encoded by the coding sequence GTGCGGGTAACCGGTTTCGACCACCTGGTGCTGACCGTCGCCGACGTGGAACGGTCCTTGGATTTCTACTGCGGCCGGCTGGGGCTGGCGCCGGTACGGGTCGACGAGTGGCGCGCGGGCAGCGTCCCGTTCCCGTCGGTGCGGATCAGCCCCGGCAGCATCATCGACCTCGTCCGAGGTGAGCCGCAGGGCGCGAATGTGGATCACTTCTGCCTGGTGGTGGCACCACTGGACTGGGCGCAGGTGATCGAATCGGGGGTCTTCACGGTGCTGACCGGGCCGGTCAGCCGGTTCGGCGCCCGTGGCTCGGCGACCTCGATCTACGTGCGGGACCCGGACGGCAACTCGGTCGAGCTGCGCTGGTACCCGCAGGACGCCGTGTCGGACTCGGAGGCGGTCGTCAGGATTCGGTGA
- a CDS encoding ABC transporter permease, translating to MSLSPVEGVALAEIESDPDAIATTAKGIVGRSPGQLAWLRLRRDRTAVVSGVLLVFFLLLGLSAPLIEMVYGIGPREQFQNLLDGFGMPLGYVGGVTGEHWFGLEPGLGRDIFIRLIYGLRTSLFIAFAAALITATIGIVLGALAGYLGGWLDAVINWITDLTLAMPFLIIALALTPTITLRFYGERGQVSSAFGVGVLIAVFAIFGWTSTARLVRGQVIALREREFVEAAKASGAGLGHIIFRQLLPNIWAPILVSFSLAVPQFITSEAALSFIGVGLSDETPSFGRMIYRSLDFLQTDPAYVFFPGITIFALVFAFNLFGDALRDALDPKSSR from the coding sequence GTGAGCCTGTCCCCGGTGGAGGGTGTGGCGCTGGCCGAGATCGAGTCCGATCCGGACGCGATCGCGACCACGGCGAAGGGCATCGTCGGCCGTTCGCCAGGTCAGCTCGCCTGGCTGCGGCTGCGTCGTGACCGCACGGCCGTGGTCAGCGGCGTACTCCTGGTGTTCTTTCTGCTGTTGGGGTTGTCCGCTCCGCTGATCGAGATGGTCTACGGGATCGGGCCGCGCGAGCAGTTCCAGAATCTGCTGGACGGCTTCGGCATGCCGCTGGGGTACGTCGGGGGTGTCACCGGGGAGCACTGGTTCGGCCTGGAGCCGGGGTTGGGCCGGGACATCTTCATCCGGCTGATCTACGGCCTGCGGACGTCGCTGTTCATCGCGTTCGCCGCCGCGCTGATCACCGCCACGATCGGCATCGTGCTCGGCGCGCTCGCCGGCTACCTCGGCGGTTGGCTCGACGCGGTGATCAACTGGATCACCGACCTGACGCTTGCCATGCCGTTCCTCATCATCGCGCTGGCGCTCACTCCCACCATCACGCTGCGCTTCTACGGCGAGCGGGGGCAGGTGTCGTCCGCCTTCGGGGTGGGTGTGCTGATCGCCGTGTTCGCGATCTTCGGCTGGACCAGCACGGCGAGGCTGGTCCGCGGGCAGGTGATCGCGCTGCGCGAACGGGAGTTCGTGGAGGCGGCCAAGGCCAGCGGCGCCGGGTTGGGGCACATCATCTTCCGGCAACTGCTGCCGAACATCTGGGCGCCGATCCTGGTCTCGTTCTCGCTCGCGGTGCCGCAGTTCATCACCAGCGAGGCAGCGCTGTCGTTCATCGGCGTCGGCCTCAGCGACGAGACGCCGAGCTTCGGCCGGATGATCTACCGCAGTCTGGACTTCCTCCAGACCGACCCGGCGTACGTGTTCTTCCCGGGCATCACGATCTTCGCGCTGGTGTTCGCCTTCAACCTCTTCGGCGACGCGTTGCGGGACGCGCTCGACCCGAAGTCGTCCCGGTAG
- a CDS encoding ABC transporter ATP-binding protein — MTDEPLLRVRGLTKHFPVRQGLRGAGLVRAVDGLDFDVRPGETLGLVGESGCGKTTTGRMLVRLLEPTAGSIEFDGRDITHAGRRELRPLRQELQIIFQDPYASLNPRHTVGRIVAMPLQVNGSKPPGGIKARVQELLELVGLNPEHYNRYPHEFSGGQRQRIGIARALALRPKLIVADEPVSALDVSIQAQVVNLLRDLQRELGLAFVFIAHDLAVVRHFCQRVAVMYLGRIVEIGDRADIYERPQHPYTRALLSAIPDVTQLGPAGRIRLTGDVPTPLDPPSGCRFRTRCWKAQDICATEEPALVPRDGGNQATACHFPERESASTSPEGEAASTSPEVAGSAAPITEEVSS, encoded by the coding sequence ATGACCGACGAACCACTGCTGCGCGTACGCGGACTGACCAAGCACTTCCCGGTCCGCCAGGGGCTGCGCGGCGCCGGCCTGGTGCGGGCGGTCGACGGCCTCGACTTCGACGTGCGCCCCGGCGAGACGCTCGGCCTGGTGGGGGAGTCCGGCTGCGGCAAGACCACCACCGGCCGGATGCTGGTGCGGCTGTTGGAGCCGACGGCCGGCAGCATCGAGTTCGACGGGCGGGACATCACCCACGCCGGGCGTCGAGAGCTGCGCCCGCTGCGGCAGGAACTGCAGATCATCTTCCAGGACCCGTACGCGTCGTTGAACCCCCGGCACACAGTGGGTCGGATCGTGGCGATGCCGTTGCAGGTCAACGGCAGCAAACCGCCGGGCGGGATCAAGGCGCGGGTGCAGGAGCTGTTGGAGCTGGTCGGGCTGAACCCGGAGCACTACAACAGGTACCCGCACGAGTTCTCCGGCGGTCAGCGTCAGCGCATCGGCATCGCCCGCGCGCTGGCCCTGCGGCCGAAGCTGATCGTCGCGGACGAGCCGGTGTCGGCGCTGGACGTCTCGATCCAGGCGCAGGTCGTCAACCTGCTGCGCGACCTGCAACGGGAGCTTGGTCTGGCGTTCGTGTTCATCGCGCACGACCTGGCCGTGGTCAGGCACTTCTGCCAACGGGTAGCGGTCATGTACCTGGGGCGGATCGTGGAGATCGGCGACCGGGCCGACATCTACGAGCGCCCGCAGCATCCGTACACCCGGGCTCTGCTCTCGGCGATCCCGGACGTCACGCAGCTCGGCCCGGCGGGCCGGATCCGGCTGACCGGTGACGTGCCCACCCCGCTGGACCCGCCGTCGGGCTGCCGGTTCCGCACCCGGTGCTGGAAGGCGCAGGACATCTGCGCCACCGAGGAGCCGGCACTGGTCCCGCGCGACGGCGGAAACCAGGCCACCGCATGTCACTTCCCGGAAAGGGAATCGGCCAGCACGAGCCCCGAAGGGGAAGCAGCCAGCACGAGTCCGGAGGTCGCGGGGTCGGCTGCTCCGATTACCGAGGAGGTGTCGTCGTGA
- a CDS encoding TldD/PmbA family protein — MSARNELELAGQVVELVRRLGGPAAQAEAVVTRADLALTRFANSAIHQNVAESTVGVRLRVHIDGRTAAGSGSVVTTDGLRALVERTLVAARLCPPDPGWPGLAPPTPAPAAPPVDEATAHAEPDQRADRVGAFVAAAGGLTTAGYCRTAHRSSAFVNSAGQTAYGRSAEAAMDGIARRDGADGVARRCVDRLSDLDGAELGAHAAAKAQAAADPVELPPGRYEVVFEPAAVADLLQNLSWYGFNGKRYAERQSFAEPGAAQFDRQVTLVDDPLGASGLPFDAEGTGRRALTVVEAGTTRAVAHDRRTAAEAGAESTGHAIAGGATWGPMARNLRLSPAVAGPASAVGRSTTGAAAGAVVDADTSALVADVRRGLLVTDLWYTRVLDPKSLVVTGLTRNGVWLIEDGTVVRAVRDLRFTESYPRALGPGAVLGLGSRAVRQPDRVDGAWWAAPSVRLASWHFTGGASG, encoded by the coding sequence ATGAGCGCGAGGAACGAGTTGGAGCTGGCCGGGCAGGTCGTCGAGCTGGTCCGGCGTCTTGGCGGGCCGGCCGCACAGGCCGAGGCGGTGGTGACCCGGGCCGACCTGGCCTTGACGAGGTTCGCCAACTCGGCGATCCATCAGAACGTCGCCGAATCCACAGTCGGCGTCCGGTTGCGGGTGCACATCGACGGGCGGACCGCCGCCGGCAGCGGCAGTGTGGTCACCACCGACGGGTTGCGCGCGCTTGTCGAGCGCACCCTGGTGGCGGCGCGGCTCTGCCCGCCCGACCCGGGCTGGCCGGGGCTGGCCCCGCCCACGCCCGCGCCGGCCGCCCCGCCCGTCGACGAGGCCACCGCCCACGCCGAGCCGGACCAGCGGGCCGACCGGGTCGGGGCGTTCGTGGCCGCCGCCGGGGGCCTCACCACCGCGGGATACTGCCGTACCGCGCACCGCTCGTCGGCGTTCGTCAACTCGGCCGGGCAGACCGCGTACGGCCGCTCGGCGGAGGCGGCGATGGACGGCATCGCGCGGCGCGACGGCGCGGACGGGGTGGCCCGACGCTGCGTCGACCGGCTGTCCGACCTCGACGGCGCCGAGTTGGGCGCGCACGCCGCCGCGAAGGCGCAGGCGGCAGCCGACCCGGTCGAGCTGCCGCCCGGGCGCTACGAGGTGGTGTTCGAGCCGGCAGCAGTAGCGGACCTTCTACAGAACCTCTCCTGGTACGGCTTCAACGGCAAGCGGTACGCGGAGCGGCAGTCCTTCGCCGAGCCGGGCGCCGCCCAGTTCGACCGACAGGTGACCCTGGTGGACGATCCGCTTGGCGCGTCGGGTCTGCCGTTCGACGCCGAGGGCACCGGCCGGCGGGCGCTGACAGTGGTCGAGGCGGGCACCACCCGTGCGGTCGCGCACGACAGGCGGACCGCCGCCGAGGCGGGCGCGGAGTCCACCGGGCACGCGATCGCGGGCGGCGCCACCTGGGGCCCGATGGCCCGCAACCTGCGGCTCTCTCCCGCCGTGGCGGGCCCGGCCAGCGCGGTGGGCCGGAGCACCACGGGCGCGGCGGCCGGTGCGGTGGTCGACGCGGACACCTCAGCGCTTGTCGCCGACGTGCGGCGCGGGCTGCTCGTCACCGACCTGTGGTACACGCGGGTGCTCGACCCGAAGAGCCTCGTCGTCACCGGGTTGACCCGCAACGGGGTGTGGCTGATCGAGGACGGCACTGTCGTCCGGGCGGTCCGCGACCTGCGGTTCACCGAGTCGTACCCGCGGGCGCTCGGGCCGGGCGCGGTGCTCGGGCTGGGCTCGCGGGCGGTGCGTCAACCGGACCGGGTGGACGGCGCCTGGTGGGCGGCGCCGTCGGTGCGGCTCGCGTCCTGGCACTTCACCGGCGGCGCCTCCGGCTGA
- a CDS encoding TldD/PmbA family protein, producing MTEFDAAAAAVQAALDAGARYADARVMHRRYESMTARNGDVEELTQDESIGLGVRALVGASWGFHAVPDLSDAAARDAGRRATRTAMASARVPGPPVDLVAVEAVTASWASGCQIDPLGVPLSDKGDLLVGATRTMAEHGADLAEGLYQIWDTAKWFVSSEGHRIDQRIRECGGGISATSIGDGETQRRSWPSYRGQYGTTGWELVESLDLAAHAAQIAEESRALLTAPQCPAGETDLILGGEQLALQIHESVGHAIELDRILGWEAAFAGTSWLDLAQLGSLRYGSELMNITIDPTIPGALGSFGFDDEGSPAVKRDAVRDGRWVGVLAGRDSAAMAGLDYGGSVRADGWARLPMVRMTNVGLEPGPHTLDEIIAATDDGVLMDLNRSWSIDDKRLNFQFGCEVGWEIKKGRRGRMLRNPTYTGIGPLFWRSMDMLSGETVPWGTPNCGKGQPGQIGHTGHPAAPARFRNVRVGVSA from the coding sequence ATGACCGAGTTCGACGCGGCCGCCGCCGCCGTCCAGGCCGCCCTCGACGCGGGAGCGCGGTACGCCGACGCGCGGGTGATGCACCGCCGCTACGAGTCGATGACCGCACGCAACGGCGACGTGGAGGAGCTGACCCAGGACGAGAGCATCGGGCTGGGCGTTCGGGCGCTTGTCGGCGCGAGTTGGGGCTTCCACGCCGTACCCGATCTGTCGGACGCCGCAGCCCGCGACGCCGGCCGGCGGGCGACGCGGACGGCCATGGCGAGCGCGCGGGTGCCGGGCCCCCCGGTCGACCTGGTCGCGGTCGAGGCGGTGACGGCGAGTTGGGCCTCCGGCTGCCAGATCGACCCGCTCGGGGTGCCCCTGTCGGACAAGGGCGACCTGCTGGTCGGCGCGACCCGCACGATGGCCGAGCACGGCGCGGATCTGGCCGAGGGCCTCTACCAGATCTGGGACACCGCGAAGTGGTTCGTGTCCAGCGAGGGTCACCGCATCGACCAGCGGATCCGCGAGTGCGGCGGCGGCATCTCGGCCACCTCGATCGGTGACGGCGAGACGCAGCGGCGGTCCTGGCCGAGCTACCGGGGGCAGTACGGCACCACCGGCTGGGAGTTGGTCGAGTCGTTGGACCTGGCCGCGCACGCCGCGCAGATCGCCGAGGAGTCCCGGGCGCTGCTCACCGCGCCGCAGTGCCCGGCTGGCGAGACGGATCTGATCCTCGGCGGTGAACAGCTCGCTCTGCAGATCCACGAGTCGGTCGGGCACGCCATCGAGTTGGACCGGATCCTCGGCTGGGAGGCGGCGTTCGCCGGCACGTCCTGGCTGGACCTGGCCCAGCTCGGCTCGCTGCGCTACGGCTCCGAGCTGATGAACATCACGATCGACCCGACGATCCCGGGGGCGCTGGGCAGCTTCGGCTTCGACGACGAGGGCTCCCCCGCGGTCAAGCGGGACGCGGTGCGCGACGGTCGTTGGGTGGGCGTGCTCGCCGGCCGGGACTCGGCCGCGATGGCCGGCCTGGACTACGGCGGCAGCGTACGGGCCGACGGGTGGGCTCGGCTGCCGATGGTCCGGATGACGAACGTGGGCCTGGAACCCGGCCCGCACACCCTGGACGAGATCATCGCGGCCACCGACGACGGCGTCCTGATGGACCTCAACAGGTCCTGGTCGATCGACGACAAGCGGCTCAACTTCCAGTTCGGCTGCGAGGTCGGCTGGGAGATCAAGAAGGGGCGGCGTGGGCGGATGCTGCGCAATCCCACGTACACGGGAATCGGCCCGCTCTTCTGGCGCTCGATGGACATGCTCTCCGGCGAGACCGTGCCCTGGGGGACGCCCAACTGCGGGAAGGGCCAGCCGGGCCAGATCGGGCACACCGGCCACCCGGCCGCGCCGGCCCGCTTCCGCAACGTCCGGGTCGGGGTGTCAGCGTGA
- a CDS encoding 4a-hydroxytetrahydrobiopterin dehydratase — MRVLFNSRAKHDYLSDALTLLSGWTREGEQIRRTLVIDDTQHAALTERVKVVADALHLRPEISRRSDSTQIRVGHGNDEPLTEGEVLLAARIEDAYRAVTES; from the coding sequence ATGCGCGTGCTGTTCAACAGCCGAGCCAAGCACGACTACCTGTCCGACGCGTTGACCTTGCTAAGCGGTTGGACGCGGGAAGGTGAACAGATCCGGCGGACGCTGGTGATCGACGATACCCAACACGCGGCGCTTACTGAACGGGTCAAGGTCGTCGCCGACGCTCTGCACCTGCGTCCCGAGATCAGTCGCCGGTCAGACAGCACCCAGATCCGGGTCGGGCACGGCAACGACGAGCCACTGACCGAGGGCGAGGTCCTGCTGGCCGCCCGCATCGAGGACGCGTACCGCGCGGTCACCGAATCCTGA
- a CDS encoding fumarate reductase/succinate dehydrogenase flavoprotein subunit — protein MTTTTRIERHHYDVVVIGAGGAGLRAAIEARLAGKKTAIISKSLFGKAHTVMAEGGAAAAMGNVNSRDNWQVHFRDTMRGGKFLNNFRMAELHAKESPQRIWELETYGALFDRTKDGKISQRNFGGHEYPRLAHVGDRTGLELIRTLQQKIVSLQQEDKREFGSYDARIRVFSETTITELLLDGDRVAGAFGYYRESGEFILFEAPSVVLATGGVGRSYKVTSNSWEYTGDGHALALRAGATLINMEFLQFHPTGMVWPPSVKGILVTESVRGDGGVLKNSEGKRFMFDYVPDVFRKQYAETEEEADRWYTDPDNNRRPPELLPRDEVARAINSEVKAGRGSPAGGVFLDIASRRSAEEIRRRLPSMYHQFKELADVDITAEPMEVGPTCHYVMGGVEVDPDSGAAFGHVRGLFAAGEVSGGMHGSNRLGGNSLSDLLVFGKRAGGHAASYADGLSARPKVAVDAVEAAVETALAPLQRDTGESPYTLQQDLQVVMGDLVGIIRREGELADALVRLAELRERVAKVSAAGGRRYNPGWHLALDLRNMLVVSECTAKAALERQESRGGHTREDYPAMEPKWRQVNLVCSLDGDSVRLTRKPLPKMRPELIGLFDRAELAKYLTDEELTDFDALVADAGEADNR, from the coding sequence ATGACCACTACCACTCGCATCGAACGACACCACTACGACGTCGTCGTCATCGGGGCCGGCGGCGCCGGCCTGCGCGCGGCCATCGAGGCCCGGCTCGCCGGCAAGAAGACCGCGATCATCTCCAAGTCGCTGTTCGGCAAGGCGCACACGGTGATGGCCGAGGGCGGCGCGGCCGCCGCGATGGGCAACGTGAACAGCCGGGACAACTGGCAGGTGCACTTCCGCGACACCATGCGCGGCGGCAAGTTCCTCAACAACTTCCGGATGGCCGAGCTGCACGCGAAGGAGTCGCCGCAGCGGATCTGGGAGCTGGAGACGTACGGCGCGCTCTTCGACCGTACGAAGGACGGCAAGATCTCCCAGCGCAACTTCGGCGGGCACGAGTACCCGCGGCTGGCGCACGTGGGCGACCGGACCGGCCTGGAGCTGATCCGCACCCTCCAGCAGAAGATCGTCTCGCTTCAGCAGGAGGACAAGCGCGAGTTCGGCTCGTACGACGCCCGGATCCGGGTGTTCTCCGAGACGACAATCACCGAGCTGCTGCTCGACGGCGACCGGGTCGCCGGCGCCTTCGGCTACTACCGCGAGTCCGGCGAGTTCATCCTCTTCGAGGCCCCGTCCGTGGTGCTGGCCACCGGCGGCGTCGGACGCTCCTACAAGGTCACGTCGAACTCCTGGGAGTACACCGGGGACGGGCACGCGTTGGCGCTGCGCGCCGGGGCGACGCTGATCAACATGGAGTTCCTCCAGTTCCACCCGACGGGCATGGTCTGGCCGCCCTCGGTGAAGGGCATCCTGGTCACCGAGTCGGTACGTGGTGACGGTGGAGTGTTGAAGAACTCCGAGGGCAAGCGGTTCATGTTCGACTACGTCCCCGACGTCTTCCGCAAGCAGTACGCGGAGACCGAGGAGGAGGCGGACCGCTGGTACACCGACCCGGACAACAACAGGCGTCCACCGGAGCTGCTGCCCCGCGACGAGGTGGCCCGCGCGATCAACAGTGAGGTCAAGGCCGGCCGGGGCTCCCCCGCCGGTGGCGTCTTCCTGGACATCGCGAGCCGGCGTTCGGCCGAGGAGATCCGCCGCCGACTGCCCTCGATGTACCACCAGTTCAAGGAGCTGGCCGACGTCGACATCACGGCCGAGCCGATGGAGGTCGGGCCGACCTGTCACTACGTGATGGGTGGCGTCGAGGTGGACCCGGATTCGGGCGCCGCCTTCGGCCACGTCCGGGGGCTGTTCGCCGCCGGTGAGGTCTCCGGCGGCATGCACGGCTCCAACCGGCTGGGCGGTAACTCCCTGTCCGACCTGCTGGTCTTCGGCAAGCGCGCGGGTGGGCACGCGGCCAGCTACGCCGACGGGCTCTCCGCCCGGCCGAAGGTGGCAGTGGACGCGGTCGAGGCTGCCGTGGAGACCGCTCTGGCGCCGCTGCAACGGGACACCGGCGAGAGCCCGTACACCCTCCAGCAGGACCTCCAGGTGGTCATGGGTGACCTGGTCGGCATCATCAGGCGCGAGGGTGAGCTGGCCGACGCGCTGGTGCGACTGGCTGAGCTGCGCGAGCGGGTCGCCAAGGTGAGCGCCGCCGGCGGCCGGCGCTACAACCCGGGCTGGCATCTGGCCCTGGACCTGCGCAACATGCTCGTGGTCTCGGAGTGCACCGCGAAGGCGGCGCTGGAGCGGCAGGAGTCGCGCGGCGGGCACACCCGGGAGGACTATCCGGCGATGGAGCCGAAGTGGCGGCAGGTCAACCTGGTCTGCTCGCTTGACGGCGACAGCGTACGGCTGACCCGTAAGCCGCTGCCGAAGATGCGGCCGGAGCTGATCGGCCTCTTCGACCGGGCCGAGCTGGCCAAGTACCTCACCGACGAGGAGCTCACCGACTTCGACGCTCTCGTCGCCGACGCTGGAGAGGCGGACAACCGATGA
- a CDS encoding DUF1801 domain-containing protein, producing the protein MSIDDYLAGLADPLREIGEKLAPIIAAALPGATGAMWHGHPVWGLGDRPGQRQVCLVKAYGSYVTFGLWRGQEIADPSGRLTPGARAMAAVKLRDVGDIDPALFSGWLRAAASLEEACARCG; encoded by the coding sequence GTGAGTATTGACGACTACCTGGCCGGCCTGGCCGACCCGCTGCGCGAGATCGGCGAGAAGCTGGCGCCGATCATCGCGGCGGCCCTGCCGGGGGCGACCGGGGCGATGTGGCACGGCCACCCGGTCTGGGGCCTGGGCGACCGGCCCGGCCAGCGCCAGGTCTGCCTGGTCAAGGCGTACGGGTCGTACGTCACCTTCGGGCTGTGGCGGGGGCAGGAGATCGCCGACCCGTCCGGGCGGCTGACGCCGGGCGCGCGGGCGATGGCGGCGGTGAAGTTGCGCGACGTCGGCGACATCGATCCGGCCCTGTTCAGCGGCTGGTTGCGCGCGGCGGCCAGTCTGGAGGAGGCGTGCGCGCGGTGCGGGTAA
- a CDS encoding succinate dehydrogenase/fumarate reductase iron-sulfur subunit, which produces MSAKRQFRIWRGDETGGDLQDYMVEVNEGEVVLDIIHRLQATDAPDLACRWNCKAGKCGSCSMEINGKPRLGCMTRMSTFGDEETVTVTPLRTFPIIRDLVTDVSFNYEKARETPAFAPPADVAPGDYRMQQVDVERSQEFRKCIECFLCQNVCHVIRDHEENKQAFSGPRYFIRAAELDMHPLDARPDRKEYAQAEQGLGFCNITKCCTEVCPEHIKITDNGIIPMKERVVDRRYDPLVWLGSKIFRRGETPQTSVTTARQGSASLPGTSRGGVHSHAGGSHDPQAEAQAQSGVNWHREVPHPTAPAVDDRGRLPLTELTFDRAAAPSPFGDDVTFPMPPEHLNFAHPDQDEKH; this is translated from the coding sequence ATGAGCGCGAAGCGTCAGTTCCGGATCTGGCGGGGCGACGAGACCGGCGGCGACCTGCAGGACTACATGGTCGAGGTGAACGAGGGCGAGGTCGTCCTCGACATCATCCACCGCCTGCAGGCCACCGACGCGCCCGACCTGGCCTGCCGGTGGAACTGCAAGGCCGGCAAGTGCGGCTCCTGCTCGATGGAGATCAACGGCAAGCCGCGGCTGGGCTGCATGACCCGGATGTCGACCTTCGGTGACGAGGAGACCGTCACGGTCACGCCGCTGCGGACGTTCCCGATCATCCGGGACCTGGTCACCGACGTCTCGTTCAACTACGAGAAGGCGCGGGAGACCCCGGCGTTCGCCCCTCCGGCGGACGTCGCCCCGGGCGACTACCGAATGCAGCAGGTCGACGTCGAGCGCTCGCAGGAGTTCCGCAAGTGCATCGAGTGCTTCCTGTGCCAGAACGTCTGCCACGTGATCCGCGACCACGAGGAGAACAAGCAGGCGTTCTCCGGCCCGCGGTACTTCATCCGGGCGGCCGAGCTGGACATGCACCCGCTGGACGCCCGGCCCGACCGCAAGGAGTACGCGCAGGCCGAACAGGGCCTCGGTTTCTGCAACATCACCAAGTGCTGCACCGAGGTCTGCCCCGAGCACATCAAGATCACCGACAACGGGATCATCCCCATGAAGGAACGCGTCGTCGACCGCAGGTACGATCCCCTTGTGTGGCTTGGTAGCAAGATCTTCCGTCGGGGCGAGACGCCCCAGACCAGCGTGACCACCGCCCGCCAGGGCTCGGCGAGCCTGCCGGGCACGAGCCGGGGTGGGGTGCACTCGCACGCGGGTGGCTCGCACGACCCGCAGGCCGAGGCGCAGGCGCAGAGCGGCGTCAACTGGCACCGGGAGGTGCCCCACCCGACCGCGCCGGCGGTCGACGACCGGGGCCGGCTGCCGCTGACGGAGCTGACCTTCGATCGGGCCGCAGCGCCGTCGCCGTTCGGCGACGACGTGACCTTCCCGATGCCTCCGGAGCACCTCAACTTCGCGCACCCGGACCAGGACGAAAAGCACTGA